From the genome of Acidobacteriota bacterium, one region includes:
- a CDS encoding type I restriction endonuclease subunit R: MTKLVESHVEEAALAWLGELSWATTHGSVIGPDADVPERASYGDVLLLGRLKAAIERLNPRFEPEARAAVLSKVIQSETPSAVEENRRLHRYLVEGVPVEVRRADGSISGEYARLIDFDDIDANDWLAVNQFTVIENKVNRRPDVVLFVNGLPLGILELKNPGDENATVDGAFNQFQTYKAQIPSLFRTNAVLVISDGIGARIGSLTADRERFMPWRTVEGDDVAPKGTPELETILKGAFNRRRFLDLIKDFIVFSETGSDVVKILAGYHQFHAVRHAVRRTIEATKPDGDRKVGVIWHTQGSGKSFLMAFYAGQVIKHPAMENPTLVVLTDRNDLDDQLFSTFSMCKDLLRQTPQQAEDREELRKLLERPSGGVIFTTLQKFSPETGASSYPVLTDRRNVVVIADEAHRSQYGFRAKVERKTGDISYGFAKYMRDALPNASFIGFTGTPIEKDDVNTPAVFGNYIDVYDISRAVEDGATVPIYYESRLARIELDENERPKIDGEVEEVTEDEALTEQERLKRKWASVEALVGADKRLKMIAKDLVTHFEARTAALAGKGMVVCMSRRICVALYKEITALRTNWHSDDDEKGAIKVVMTGAASDPAAWQPHIGGRPKARRELLAKRAKSANDPLKLVIVRDMWLTGFDAPSMHTMYIDKPMKGHGLMQAIARVNRVFRDKPAGLIVDYIGVAQNLKTALGQYSGADRDQTGIDEEEAERVLQEKYEIVRAVFRPDTPGGFDYRPAVDASATPQSRLKLMAGAIDWVLTVQQAEAEKETSKEGKKRAHRRYGDAVVALSKAFALAGASDTASAIREEVGFFQAIRAALIKSLPGDGKKSAAERELAIQQIVSRAIVSTEIIDIMKAAGLESPDISILSDEFLAEIRQTDKKNLAIEALKKLINGEVRSRSKSNITQSKAFTERLEAAIARYHNNAITTAQVLEELIQIAKDIRAARTRGEETGLTEDEIAFYDALAENDSAREVMGEPQLRVIAHELVSVIKSNVSVDWMHRDSARANIRRHVKRLLRKYGYPPDLQDAAVQNVLQQAEALSSEWASL, translated from the coding sequence GTGACCAAGCTCGTGGAAAGTCACGTCGAAGAAGCGGCACTTGCCTGGCTTGGGGAGCTCAGTTGGGCGACAACGCATGGAAGCGTGATCGGGCCGGACGCGGATGTTCCGGAGCGTGCCAGCTATGGTGACGTTCTCCTGCTTGGGCGACTGAAGGCCGCGATCGAGCGGCTCAACCCGCGGTTTGAGCCCGAGGCGCGCGCCGCGGTACTCTCGAAGGTGATCCAGTCTGAGACTCCCTCGGCCGTTGAAGAGAACCGCAGGCTGCATCGCTACCTGGTCGAAGGCGTGCCGGTTGAAGTGCGCCGTGCCGACGGCTCCATCAGCGGCGAGTATGCGCGCTTGATCGACTTCGACGATATCGACGCAAATGACTGGCTCGCCGTCAACCAGTTCACTGTGATCGAGAACAAGGTGAACCGGCGGCCTGATGTCGTGCTCTTCGTTAACGGTCTGCCGCTGGGTATTCTCGAACTCAAGAACCCGGGTGATGAGAACGCCACCGTCGACGGGGCTTTCAACCAGTTCCAGACCTACAAGGCACAGATCCCGTCCCTGTTCCGGACAAATGCTGTCCTGGTGATCTCCGACGGCATCGGCGCGCGCATAGGCTCCCTGACCGCCGATCGCGAGCGCTTTATGCCGTGGCGGACCGTCGAGGGCGATGACGTGGCCCCGAAGGGCACGCCCGAACTTGAAACCATTCTCAAGGGAGCCTTCAACCGCCGTCGCTTTCTCGATCTCATCAAGGACTTCATCGTCTTCAGTGAAACGGGAAGCGACGTCGTAAAGATCCTGGCCGGATATCACCAGTTTCATGCCGTGAGGCACGCGGTCCGCCGGACCATCGAGGCGACCAAGCCGGATGGCGACCGCAAGGTCGGGGTCATCTGGCACACGCAGGGGTCGGGCAAGAGCTTCCTGATGGCCTTTTATGCCGGGCAGGTCATCAAACACCCGGCGATGGAGAATCCGACCCTTGTCGTCCTGACCGACCGCAACGACCTGGACGATCAGCTTTTCTCGACGTTCAGCATGTGCAAGGACTTGCTTCGGCAAACCCCACAGCAAGCCGAAGACCGCGAGGAGCTGCGCAAGCTCCTGGAACGCCCGTCGGGCGGCGTGATCTTCACCACGCTTCAGAAGTTCTCACCCGAGACAGGTGCGTCTTCGTACCCGGTGCTCACGGACCGCCGCAACGTTGTCGTGATTGCCGACGAGGCGCACCGAAGCCAATACGGATTCAGAGCCAAGGTCGAACGCAAGACCGGCGACATCTCCTATGGGTTTGCCAAATACATGCGAGATGCGCTTCCCAACGCCTCGTTCATCGGATTCACCGGCACGCCAATCGAGAAGGACGATGTCAACACGCCGGCTGTGTTCGGGAACTACATCGATGTCTATGACATCAGCCGCGCAGTGGAGGATGGTGCGACCGTTCCCATCTACTACGAGAGCCGTCTCGCGCGGATCGAACTGGATGAGAACGAGAGGCCTAAGATCGACGGGGAAGTCGAGGAGGTCACCGAAGACGAAGCTCTGACCGAGCAGGAACGCCTCAAGCGGAAGTGGGCGAGCGTCGAGGCCCTTGTCGGCGCGGACAAGCGCCTCAAGATGATCGCCAAGGACCTGGTCACGCACTTTGAAGCGCGCACGGCGGCCCTCGCCGGCAAAGGCATGGTCGTCTGCATGAGCCGCCGGATTTGCGTGGCTCTTTACAAGGAGATCACCGCGCTGCGCACCAACTGGCACAGCGACGACGACGAGAAGGGCGCGATTAAGGTGGTGATGACCGGCGCGGCCTCCGATCCGGCGGCGTGGCAGCCGCATATCGGTGGGCGACCGAAGGCACGCCGTGAGTTGCTGGCCAAGCGCGCTAAGAGCGCGAACGACCCGCTGAAACTCGTGATTGTCCGTGATATGTGGCTTACCGGCTTCGACGCGCCGTCGATGCACACGATGTATATCGACAAGCCGATGAAGGGCCACGGCCTGATGCAGGCCATCGCCCGCGTGAACCGCGTCTTCCGGGACAAGCCCGCAGGGCTCATTGTTGACTACATTGGCGTAGCGCAGAACCTAAAGACTGCGCTCGGCCAGTACTCGGGCGCGGATCGCGACCAGACGGGCATCGATGAGGAAGAGGCCGAACGAGTTCTGCAGGAGAAGTACGAGATCGTGCGGGCCGTCTTTAGACCTGACACACCCGGTGGCTTTGATTACCGGCCGGCCGTCGACGCCAGTGCGACGCCGCAATCGCGGCTGAAGCTCATGGCTGGCGCCATCGATTGGGTCCTAACAGTCCAACAGGCTGAGGCCGAGAAGGAGACATCGAAGGAGGGTAAGAAACGGGCGCACCGCCGCTACGGCGACGCGGTTGTCGCCCTTTCGAAAGCCTTCGCCCTCGCCGGTGCCAGCGACACCGCGAGCGCGATCCGGGAAGAGGTCGGATTCTTCCAGGCCATCCGCGCGGCGCTGATCAAGAGCTTGCCGGGTGACGGCAAGAAGAGCGCCGCGGAGCGGGAACTGGCCATCCAGCAGATCGTAAGCCGCGCCATCGTGTCGACCGAGATCATCGACATCATGAAGGCCGCCGGCCTGGAGAGTCCCGATATCTCGATCCTGTCTGACGAGTTCCTCGCTGAGATTCGTCAGACCGACAAGAAGAATCTCGCGATCGAGGCGCTCAAGAAATTGATCAATGGCGAGGTACGCTCACGCTCGAAGTCAAACATCACGCAATCGAAAGCATTCACCGAGCGCCTTGAGGCTGCAATCGCCCGCTATCACAACAACGCCATCACGACTGCGCAGGTGCTGGAAGAGTTGATCCAGATTGCCAAGGACATCCGTGCCGCTCGCACGCGCGGCGAAGAAACGGGCCTGACGGAGGACGAGATTGCTTTCTACGACGCCCTCGCCGAGAACGACAGCGCGCGCGAGGTCATGGGCGAGCCACAGTTGAGGGTCATCGCCCATGAGTTGGTGTCGGTCATCAAGAGCAACGTCTCGGTGGACTGGATGCACCGCGATTCCGCCCGCGCTAACATCCGCCGCCACGTCAAGCGGTTGCTGCGGAAATACGGCTATCCGCCGGACCTTCAGGACGCCGCCGTCCAGAACGTCCTGCAGCAGGCTGAAGCCCTGTCTAGCGAGTGGGCGAGCCTGTGA
- a CDS encoding DEAD/DEAH box helicase family protein, producing the protein MVDGTLILEQPAFRNIPSEIAPFVGVRDQVHAAWGEGIRYREEREADAVAPARLGLRLPQVGALHAIASHWTVNDDPALVVMPTGTGKTEVMMAAAIASRCRRLLVVVPTDALRTQTAEKFESYGLLEKIGVITGMPNPVVGVLESAPADVHLDALRACNVVLTTMSSIGQATEAPQRIFAQLFSHAFFDEAHHVEATTWKKFRAHCKAAKVVLFTATPYREDGKAVDGRIIYEFPLNVAQEQGYFKPIRFVEVFEPDDARADSAIAEAAVARLREDLAAGHSHVLMARAATIADAERLFETIYQPVAGDLNPILIHSRTRGKRALLANVRNGQHRIVVCVNMFGEGFDLPSLKIAALHAVHKSLGVTLQFIGRFARTAQNVGDATFVANTAADGVPEALESLYREDADWNLLLSDLSYDAINPQARLSALVANLRPAPAGDHSLDISTLALRPKISTQVYRTDSFFPGRFAKAFRPAQKIHHPLISERDRFLVLVVNQRDTLDWTDSREIVTDGWDLYIAYFDPAREFLYVHCSRKGNATAGLAKAIANDPQLVNGEEVFKTFARLQRLILHSVGLTSRSRNVRYQMFAGLDVRNAIDPVLQQDKMKSNVTGVGYENGTRHTVGCSRKGKIWSMATGSLAQWKSWCDEIGAKLADPNAQPNDFLRFTLIPSLVVALPDAEALLVDWPDQLFEAWNFRFQARSAADASHDFHDCQLDLGAWTVGGTSFRFIFRAGLELESLLELTLTPGVGGNEGTYAVRLVAGEALRIVASGTEWDIAAFFTENPPLVRLADGSQLSGNILLKPREALADTFDRTQVQTLDWIDVDFAKESRWKDGAVREDSIQHHFITHLEATLATFIVDDDDTGESADIVSVEETADTITVFLWHCKYSHGAQPGERASDLYELCGQAAKSVKWTWSLETLVKHLVQRDSRHGRGRPSRFIRGTPAQLVTLRKSARKKFVVFRVGIVQPGFSRQDAPADHLSIVGSTNSLIQTITGYPLLIYGSD; encoded by the coding sequence GTGGTTGATGGAACGCTCATTCTCGAGCAGCCCGCATTTCGCAACATCCCATCGGAGATTGCTCCCTTCGTCGGCGTCAGAGACCAGGTCCACGCGGCATGGGGAGAAGGCATTCGCTATCGCGAAGAACGGGAGGCCGACGCCGTAGCACCTGCGCGCCTCGGGCTGCGTCTCCCGCAAGTGGGAGCACTGCACGCCATTGCGTCCCACTGGACAGTCAATGACGACCCGGCCTTGGTCGTGATGCCGACCGGAACCGGGAAAACGGAAGTCATGATGGCTGCGGCGATCGCGTCCCGCTGCCGTCGATTGCTTGTCGTGGTGCCGACAGACGCACTTCGCACTCAAACGGCTGAAAAGTTCGAGAGTTACGGGCTATTGGAGAAGATTGGCGTCATTACCGGTATGCCGAACCCCGTGGTCGGCGTCCTCGAATCGGCCCCTGCCGACGTGCATCTTGACGCGCTACGGGCGTGCAACGTCGTTCTTACAACAATGAGTTCAATCGGTCAGGCTACCGAAGCGCCGCAGCGCATATTCGCGCAGCTGTTTTCTCACGCGTTCTTCGACGAGGCCCATCACGTCGAGGCGACCACCTGGAAGAAGTTTCGCGCGCATTGTAAAGCCGCCAAAGTCGTGCTCTTCACGGCGACGCCTTACCGGGAAGACGGCAAGGCCGTTGATGGGCGCATCATCTATGAGTTTCCGCTCAATGTCGCTCAGGAGCAGGGTTACTTCAAACCAATCCGGTTTGTTGAGGTCTTTGAGCCCGATGATGCCCGGGCTGATTCTGCGATTGCCGAAGCTGCCGTCGCCCGGCTACGAGAGGACCTAGCCGCTGGCCACAGTCACGTCTTGATGGCCCGAGCCGCAACGATTGCCGATGCTGAGCGCCTGTTCGAGACGATCTATCAGCCCGTTGCGGGCGACCTGAATCCCATCTTGATTCACAGCCGTACACGGGGTAAACGCGCCCTCTTGGCGAATGTGAGGAATGGCCAGCACCGCATAGTCGTCTGCGTGAACATGTTCGGCGAAGGCTTCGACCTGCCAAGTCTAAAGATTGCCGCCCTTCACGCGGTGCACAAGAGTCTGGGCGTAACACTTCAGTTTATCGGGCGCTTCGCGCGCACCGCGCAGAACGTAGGGGACGCAACGTTTGTAGCAAACACCGCCGCCGACGGCGTGCCCGAAGCGCTCGAGAGTCTCTATCGCGAAGATGCCGACTGGAATCTCCTGCTGTCCGACCTCAGCTATGACGCGATCAACCCTCAGGCCCGTCTTTCCGCGCTCGTGGCGAATCTTCGCCCAGCACCAGCGGGGGACCACAGCCTCGACATTTCGACGCTCGCCTTGCGCCCCAAGATCAGTACCCAGGTTTATCGAACCGACTCTTTCTTCCCCGGACGGTTTGCAAAGGCTTTTCGGCCCGCCCAGAAGATTCATCACCCATTAATCAGCGAGCGAGATCGATTCCTCGTCTTGGTCGTCAATCAACGCGACACCCTTGATTGGACCGATTCGCGCGAAATCGTGACCGATGGATGGGATCTGTACATTGCCTATTTCGACCCGGCGCGCGAGTTTCTTTATGTGCATTGCTCCCGAAAAGGCAACGCGACAGCGGGACTGGCCAAGGCCATTGCCAACGATCCGCAGCTGGTAAACGGTGAAGAAGTCTTCAAGACATTTGCGCGACTCCAAAGGCTCATCCTTCACAGTGTTGGGCTGACCAGCCGGAGTCGGAACGTGCGCTACCAGATGTTTGCCGGCCTCGACGTGCGAAACGCTATCGACCCCGTCCTCCAGCAGGACAAGATGAAGTCCAACGTGACGGGCGTTGGATACGAGAACGGCACCAGGCATACGGTTGGCTGTTCGAGAAAGGGGAAGATCTGGTCGATGGCGACGGGCTCTCTCGCACAGTGGAAATCGTGGTGCGACGAGATCGGCGCCAAGCTGGCGGACCCGAATGCCCAGCCCAACGATTTTCTTCGCTTCACTTTGATTCCGTCTCTAGTCGTCGCCCTTCCGGACGCGGAAGCACTCCTTGTTGATTGGCCAGACCAGCTCTTCGAGGCGTGGAACTTCCGCTTTCAAGCACGGTCCGCCGCCGACGCTTCCCACGACTTTCATGACTGCCAGCTCGATCTGGGCGCATGGACGGTGGGTGGAACCAGCTTTCGATTCATATTCCGCGCAGGACTCGAACTGGAGAGCCTGCTTGAGCTGACCCTGACACCTGGCGTTGGCGGAAACGAAGGCACCTACGCGGTCAGGCTAGTGGCCGGGGAAGCGCTACGCATTGTGGCCTCCGGGACTGAATGGGACATCGCCGCCTTCTTCACTGAGAATCCGCCACTAGTCAGGCTCGCCGACGGCTCCCAACTGTCTGGAAATATTCTCTTGAAGCCGCGCGAGGCGCTCGCGGATACGTTCGACCGAACACAAGTGCAGACGCTTGATTGGATTGACGTCGATTTCGCCAAAGAGAGCCGTTGGAAGGACGGTGCAGTCCGCGAAGACTCAATTCAACATCATTTCATTACCCATCTCGAAGCCACTCTAGCGACCTTTATCGTCGACGACGACGATACTGGCGAGAGTGCCGATATCGTCTCGGTGGAGGAAACCGCCGACACGATCACCGTGTTTCTCTGGCACTGCAAGTATTCGCACGGTGCGCAGCCTGGCGAGAGGGCGAGTGACCTCTACGAGTTATGCGGTCAAGCTGCCAAGAGCGTCAAATGGACATGGAGTCTTGAGACGCTCGTGAAGCACTTGGTCCAGCGAGATAGCCGGCACGGCAGGGGGCGGCCGTCACGCTTCATCCGCGGCACACCTGCGCAGCTCGTGACATTGCGCAAGAGCGCCCGCAAGAAATTCGTCGTCTTTCGAGTTGGCATCGTTCAGCCTGGCTTCTCGCGGCAGGATGCGCCGGCCGACCACCTTTCCATCGTTGGCTCAACCAACAGCCTCATTCAAACGATCACTGGCTACCCGTTGCTGATTTACGGAAGCGACTAG
- a CDS encoding sigma-70 family RNA polymerase sigma factor, whose translation MNDARRLILLGKHGELLETTIQAALIRLAARAVRQFPALKDDVALVEVLEEAGRRIVARQERAGPLANLHGYAWVTVRSVATSFMRRGSVRLTQKTLEPGASEALLTAEPAVRATPQQVEQRILLRQILGRLSAEERRICLWKQAGFSSFEISHLLGRSVPSVDTVYSRAKCRLRQLLSSSKPGGEQWSKGK comes from the coding sequence ATGAATGATGCGCGTCGATTGATACTGCTAGGTAAACATGGGGAGCTTCTCGAAACCACAATCCAGGCGGCACTGATTCGGTTGGCGGCACGAGCCGTACGTCAGTTTCCGGCGCTGAAGGACGACGTGGCTCTCGTCGAGGTATTGGAGGAGGCCGGCCGCCGGATCGTGGCCAGGCAGGAGCGCGCTGGGCCACTTGCGAATCTCCATGGCTACGCGTGGGTAACTGTTCGCAGTGTTGCGACTTCGTTCATGCGCCGAGGCTCGGTCCGCCTGACTCAGAAGACGCTCGAACCTGGAGCGAGCGAGGCCTTGCTGACTGCGGAGCCCGCCGTGCGTGCAACTCCTCAGCAAGTGGAGCAACGGATTCTGCTGCGCCAGATACTGGGCAGGCTAAGCGCCGAAGAGCGCCGCATTTGCCTCTGGAAGCAAGCTGGATTCTCAAGTTTCGAGATCTCGCACTTGCTGGGTCGCTCCGTTCCTTCGGTCGACACTGTTTACTCCCGAGCCAAATGCCGACTTCGCCAGTTGCTAAGTTCTTCCAAGCCGGGTGGAGAGCAATGGAGTAAGGGGAAGTGA
- a CDS encoding DUF932 domain-containing protein: MHGIGVSAVNALTAHKEWATRPPDERFDSVRALYEAAHNRRLQTDEHRVETREIALQAGPDDRLALRSGCAQPAALTHWSFEQLATIAGAPPKYLRTLPATIAAAAINHGLQRQPRLQHQLFADRIAPWTVRAMTSPRYARVHHDELASRMLDLTSTHPAWHLPLGYKDGVFGAERVPTGAYLGDRDMFLFLVDGNRDINDPTDASHSGLFRGLILRNSDVGAAALTLDVFLFRAVCGNHIIWGFQHVASFRRRHIGASIQDAWSDSLQGVRAALDADTDADTAVIAKAAASEIAPSREQVIQSVTQRLDLPQKHAAEAYDIAEATETNPRSVWGYVQGLTRLSQRTPWQDGRFVLDRAAGSLLATVQ, from the coding sequence ATGCACGGTATTGGTGTATCGGCTGTCAACGCGCTCACTGCACATAAGGAGTGGGCTACCCGGCCGCCCGACGAACGGTTTGATTCCGTTCGCGCTCTCTACGAAGCCGCCCACAATCGGCGGCTCCAGACTGACGAGCATCGTGTTGAGACTCGTGAGATCGCGTTACAGGCCGGGCCTGACGATCGTCTGGCTCTGCGGAGCGGATGCGCTCAGCCCGCAGCCTTAACGCATTGGAGCTTCGAACAGCTCGCCACCATCGCAGGCGCGCCGCCGAAGTATCTCCGCACCCTACCCGCGACGATCGCCGCAGCGGCCATCAATCATGGGTTACAGCGACAACCGCGCCTGCAGCATCAGCTGTTTGCCGACCGGATCGCACCATGGACCGTCAGGGCGATGACATCGCCTCGATACGCACGCGTCCACCACGACGAGCTCGCTAGCCGGATGCTCGACCTGACGTCCACGCATCCCGCCTGGCACCTGCCGCTCGGCTACAAGGACGGTGTGTTCGGCGCGGAACGTGTTCCGACCGGCGCATACCTGGGGGATCGAGACATGTTCCTGTTCCTGGTGGACGGCAATCGCGACATCAACGATCCAACGGACGCCTCGCACTCGGGGCTGTTCCGTGGGTTGATCCTTCGCAATAGCGATGTCGGCGCCGCAGCCCTGACCCTTGATGTGTTCCTCTTCCGCGCGGTCTGCGGAAACCACATCATCTGGGGCTTCCAACATGTCGCGAGCTTTCGGCGGCGCCATATCGGCGCGTCGATACAGGATGCCTGGTCCGACTCCCTTCAGGGTGTTCGGGCGGCGTTGGATGCTGACACCGATGCCGACACGGCGGTGATCGCGAAGGCGGCTGCCTCAGAGATCGCCCCTAGCCGGGAGCAGGTTATCCAGAGCGTGACCCAGCGGCTCGATCTGCCGCAGAAGCACGCTGCTGAAGCCTATGACATCGCCGAGGCGACCGAGACCAACCCCCGCTCAGTGTGGGGCTACGTTCAGGGTCTCACCAGGCTCAGTCAGCGCACACCGTGGCAGGACGGCCGCTTTGTCCTGGACCGTGCTGCTGGAAGTTTGCTGGCCACGGTTCAATGA